In a genomic window of Dyadobacter fermentans DSM 18053:
- a CDS encoding antibiotic biosynthesis monooxygenase produces the protein MPIHVAITRKVLPGKEEEFKDALRRFLGDSFLHGGVHGAAMMTALPGSESREIGILRTFADQAERDAFYNSKLFKDWEAYASTLTEEPIYRELTGLEAWFRSPVPPPRWKMAVATLCGVYPTSLFLTYVIGPYIQGLHPAFRTLIVAGCMVGLLTWVVMPQVTKMFKPWLSAIKK, from the coding sequence ATGCCCATTCACGTCGCTATTACCCGCAAAGTCCTTCCCGGAAAAGAAGAAGAATTCAAAGATGCGCTTCGGCGCTTTCTTGGTGATTCATTTTTGCATGGCGGTGTGCACGGAGCAGCAATGATGACTGCTTTGCCTGGCAGCGAAAGCCGAGAAATTGGCATTTTACGGACTTTCGCCGATCAGGCTGAGCGGGATGCTTTTTACAACTCGAAGCTATTTAAAGATTGGGAGGCCTATGCATCGACGTTGACGGAAGAACCGATCTACCGGGAGCTTACTGGCCTGGAAGCCTGGTTCCGCTCTCCCGTTCCTCCGCCGAGGTGGAAAATGGCGGTGGCTACGCTTTGCGGTGTGTATCCTACCAGTTTGTTTTTGACCTATGTAATTGGTCCATACATTCAGGGATTGCATCCTGCATTCAGGACTTTGATTGTGGCGGGATGCATGGTTGGGCTGCTTACCTGGGTTGTGATGCCGCAGGTTACAAAAATGTTTAAACCTTGGCTCTCGGCGATCAAAAAGTAG
- a CDS encoding relaxase/mobilization nuclease domain-containing protein yields the protein MVAVIHTSSRLRAVLHYNENKLEQGHAECISAFHYPKDADALTFEQKLNRIQRQLALNKRTKVNTVHISLNFDPSEKLKKEKLAEISKAYLKGIGFEKQPALVYEHRDAGHPHVHIVTTNIKADGSRISLHNLGKNQSEKTRKEIEIGFGLVKAQESKGQEFRIQPASIKVEYGKIETKKAISNVLSRVIKDYKFTTIGELNAVLNLFNVAADIGSQDSRIRKNKGILYRILDKDGNKVGVPIKASDFHFQPTQQNLQKLFVENEVTRQIGHRNIKNSISMVMYGQKNPTLPGLSKNLRRDGIDMVLRRNEQGVLYGITFIDHRSKAVFNGSALGKEFGAKGITEWCRDTDLSLHQQRSQMIGKNAEQAENQQNTQQASPVGQFKNGRTAVDALFSPLQDNGYTPQELRKPKKKKQRGFSMGF from the coding sequence ATGGTTGCAGTGATACACACCAGTAGCCGACTTCGGGCGGTACTGCATTACAACGAGAACAAGCTGGAACAGGGACACGCCGAATGCATCAGTGCATTTCACTATCCAAAAGACGCCGACGCGCTGACTTTCGAGCAGAAGCTGAACCGTATTCAACGGCAGCTCGCATTGAACAAACGGACAAAGGTTAACACGGTTCACATCTCTTTGAACTTCGATCCCTCCGAGAAGCTGAAAAAGGAAAAGCTGGCTGAGATTTCAAAAGCCTACTTGAAAGGCATCGGATTTGAAAAGCAACCGGCGCTTGTTTATGAGCATCGGGATGCCGGTCACCCGCATGTGCACATTGTAACGACCAACATTAAAGCAGACGGCAGCCGGATCTCACTGCACAACTTGGGTAAAAATCAATCCGAGAAAACCAGAAAGGAAATTGAGATTGGCTTTGGGTTGGTAAAAGCACAGGAAAGTAAAGGGCAGGAATTCCGTATACAACCAGCCAGCATCAAAGTGGAATATGGGAAGATCGAAACAAAGAAGGCTATCTCAAATGTGCTAAGCAGGGTTATCAAAGACTATAAGTTCACCACGATCGGAGAACTTAATGCTGTGCTCAACCTATTTAATGTGGCCGCTGACATCGGATCCCAAGATTCAAGGATCAGGAAAAATAAAGGAATTCTCTACCGGATACTCGATAAGGACGGGAACAAAGTGGGCGTTCCGATCAAAGCAAGCGACTTTCACTTTCAACCGACACAGCAGAATCTCCAAAAACTGTTTGTCGAAAATGAGGTTACCCGTCAAATTGGACATCGAAATATCAAAAACAGCATCAGTATGGTTATGTATGGTCAAAAGAATCCGACGCTACCTGGTCTGAGCAAAAATTTGCGCCGGGACGGAATTGATATGGTACTTCGCAGAAATGAGCAGGGAGTTCTCTACGGCATTACTTTCATAGACCACCGCAGCAAAGCCGTTTTCAATGGCAGTGCTTTGGGAAAGGAATTCGGCGCGAAAGGGATTACAGAATGGTGCAGGGATACTGATCTTTCTCTTCACCAGCAGAGATCTCAAATGATCGGTAAAAATGCGGAGCAGGCCGAAAATCAGCAAAATACTCAACAAGCAAGTCCAGTAGGTCAATTCAAAAACGGCAGGACGGCAGTAGATGCGCTGTTTTCGCCTTTACAGGATAATGGCTATACTCCTCAGGAACTCAGAAAACCGAAGAAGAAAAAGCAGAGAGGATTTTCGATGGGATTTTGA
- a CDS encoding plasmid mobilization protein, whose product MKEKKSTRTRLVGIRLTPNEYARLEGKCARTTCRKLSEFLRQLIFGRPVTVIERNGSQDQMISELSELREELNRLGNNFNQATKRLHSINQIAEFRNWIISYEAEKTFLFSMLDKIKVQTDKLADRWLQ is encoded by the coding sequence ATGAAAGAGAAAAAATCAACCAGAACAAGGCTGGTCGGAATCCGGCTTACGCCCAACGAGTATGCAAGGCTTGAAGGCAAGTGCGCGCGCACTACGTGCAGAAAGCTCAGCGAATTTTTAAGGCAACTCATATTTGGGAGGCCGGTTACAGTAATCGAAAGAAACGGTTCGCAAGACCAGATGATCTCGGAGCTGTCCGAATTACGCGAAGAGCTCAACCGGCTTGGCAACAACTTTAACCAGGCGACCAAGCGGCTACATAGCATTAATCAGATCGCCGAGTTTAGAAACTGGATCATAAGTTATGAGGCGGAGAAGACATTCCTGTTTTCAATGCTGGACAAGATCAAAGTGCAAACCGACAAACTGGCGGATCGATGGTTGCAGTGA
- a CDS encoding ComEC/Rec2 family competence protein, protein MKENLPKTKKTQIHVLPAYHGDCLIVRTFDHEGNDFNILIDGGTAKTFNAPLKSILKNLSFIDIVILTHIDSDHIGGLIKFVKSDSFNPDKIGQYWFNSKNIKFISAGENISYEQAKTFEELLIDKGAIKSKWSDDVYIGKTPCLPEGLDIEILSPSNEVLTKLNEHWPEISDDYKDKLQDITISGIKPSQLGRGKLEDLALADDTPEKTILADLGNSSSIAFALRTPDLSILLLGDSHPHLIQQSMKMAGYSTEKKLKVDIVKVSHHGSKNNTTNDVLDMIECDRFIISTNGGNSKHTHPDRETIARIIHHPERTRLKYTPTRKIYLNYPIATVEEKAGKFIGEEDFTTGNWELIASANLLEHE, encoded by the coding sequence GTGAAAGAAAATCTACCTAAAACAAAAAAAACACAAATACATGTATTACCTGCGTACCACGGAGACTGCCTGATAGTAAGGACCTTTGATCACGAAGGAAATGACTTCAATATCCTGATTGATGGAGGTACAGCGAAAACATTCAATGCCCCCTTAAAATCAATCCTTAAAAATCTCTCTTTTATTGATATCGTAATACTGACACATATTGACTCCGATCATATCGGAGGGCTGATCAAATTTGTAAAAAGCGACTCCTTCAATCCAGACAAAATCGGGCAATACTGGTTTAACTCTAAAAATATCAAGTTCATATCGGCAGGGGAAAATATCAGCTATGAGCAGGCTAAGACATTCGAGGAACTACTCATTGATAAAGGAGCGATAAAAAGTAAGTGGTCGGATGATGTTTATATCGGGAAAACACCTTGCTTGCCAGAGGGGTTAGATATAGAAATTTTGTCTCCCTCAAACGAGGTACTTACCAAGTTAAATGAACATTGGCCTGAAATAAGTGATGACTATAAAGACAAACTTCAAGACATCACTATATCCGGTATTAAACCTTCACAGCTGGGACGGGGCAAATTGGAAGATCTGGCGCTTGCAGATGATACCCCTGAAAAAACTATTTTGGCTGACCTGGGCAATAGCTCTTCGATTGCCTTTGCATTAAGAACACCCGATTTAAGTATTCTGCTACTTGGCGATTCACATCCACATTTAATTCAGCAGTCCATGAAAATGGCTGGTTATTCAACTGAGAAAAAACTGAAGGTTGACATTGTCAAAGTGTCCCATCACGGCAGTAAAAACAATACAACGAATGATGTCCTGGATATGATTGAATGCGATAGATTCATCATATCTACAAATGGCGGAAATTCCAAGCATACCCACCCCGACAGGGAGACAATTGCCCGCATAATACATCATCCGGAAAGAACAAGGCTTAAGTACACGCCCACCCGGAAAATATATCTGAACTATCCAATAGCTACTGTGGAGGAAAAGGCCGGAAAGTTCATAGGCGAGGAAGACTTTACAACCGGAAACTGGGAGCTTATAGCCAGCGCAAATTTGTTAGAGCATGAATGA
- a CDS encoding trypsin-like serine protease, with protein MNEDLLYRPCVRVSIYIDGEKVSHGSGTLVKGAGGFFVVTAYHCVFGDNDQYAELNLESIVVQQQKTFNSTFNQISVTEVTGKNKIQDWALLKVSYDEGEESFPTILAGCSFGKDMPVHFTGFQERNKDEARPFNSRVLNGISNDEFRITLSGQDAFKGGTDDAKGLSGSGAFITDKGKLYLIGILKSVKGDDALNNDIKCCPLTDMIASIGLESYEISTETFGDDWASEKFGAINITDPRDLTEKLRAVNNTISDLRINRYCRDLALGKSELSNNILDRDLSAIKYRIFEACQKELVEFIDNTEQTQMTNDDIKELLASFTKKSIEIIEIKSKTHKYPIIDSDLMEKIVLDLINECYLSFDEAGIYE; from the coding sequence ATGAATGAGGATTTACTGTATCGCCCATGCGTCAGGGTGTCGATTTATATAGACGGTGAGAAGGTAAGTCACGGCTCCGGTACGCTTGTAAAAGGAGCAGGTGGTTTTTTCGTTGTTACTGCTTATCACTGTGTTTTCGGGGATAACGATCAATACGCAGAACTGAATCTTGAATCAATAGTGGTACAGCAGCAAAAAACCTTCAACTCGACGTTCAATCAAATTAGCGTAACAGAAGTTACCGGCAAGAACAAGATTCAGGACTGGGCACTATTGAAAGTTAGTTACGATGAAGGCGAAGAAAGCTTTCCCACAATTTTAGCAGGTTGCTCTTTCGGAAAAGACATGCCAGTCCATTTTACCGGATTTCAGGAGCGCAATAAAGATGAGGCAAGACCCTTTAACAGTCGGGTCTTGAATGGTATTTCAAACGACGAATTTCGCATAACGCTTTCAGGGCAGGATGCATTCAAAGGCGGAACAGATGATGCCAAAGGCCTCTCCGGAAGCGGTGCCTTTATCACAGATAAAGGCAAGTTATATCTCATCGGAATACTAAAGAGTGTCAAAGGTGATGATGCATTGAATAATGACATCAAATGCTGTCCTTTAACGGACATGATAGCAAGTATCGGACTCGAGTCCTATGAGATTTCTACGGAGACTTTTGGCGATGATTGGGCCAGCGAAAAATTCGGGGCAATAAACATTACGGACCCAAGGGATCTGACTGAAAAATTAAGGGCTGTCAACAACACAATTTCAGATTTGCGCATCAACCGATATTGCCGGGATCTGGCACTTGGCAAGTCAGAGCTTTCGAACAACATATTAGACCGGGACCTTAGCGCAATCAAGTACAGGATTTTTGAAGCCTGCCAGAAGGAACTTGTAGAATTTATAGACAATACGGAACAAACGCAAATGACAAATGATGATATTAAGGAACTGTTAGCATCATTTACCAAAAAATCTATTGAAATTATTGAGATCAAATCAAAGACTCATAAGTATCCTATCATTGACAGCGACCTGATGGAAAAGATTGTACTTGATCTGATCAACGAATGTTATCTTTCATTTGACGAAGCCGGAATTTATGAATAG
- a CDS encoding ATP-binding protein yields MGSLIIKKVIYSGDAYYYASPELNKGINIIVGDNGSGKSTFSYFIEYGLGGKIKPFSKNEDNSKYSLIIEDTNNYVQLDILINDLAYSLKRFIGAQDIFVKHNEEVDSFSLERDKKTAPFTFSDWLLGKLGIPVFELHIGAAHWYFNFSDLFRLLNYDQNTEPRKIYKEPVAENFIADSIIIRKSIFEILLGMSSADYFKKLDAARAALKAKDIAKSLLESFTENHEVSGDTDKLSNRKDFVEKEISVLELQRNDLLKISTRSDDKTGELAEIQSKLVGLELKASQDRIKITNLISEQSKIAILHEGLIQEINQIEKIIFTHEKLDLFAMEICPFCMTEKNVDKGFCICGSKFNDDDYEKFVYNTNEYKDILSHKQKSIKAITLAVETYKEEVKLLTADIQDTDQSIEEYTEKLKKIILTAQFAGNTTRIDELNDRIIKLKDELVQLNFDLRNIDQEQKLKTDFNLKTKAFVQAQNSLKSAKEAYDKNNASTIGLFNEVYSALLAESSYKSITAYIDEDYMPYIDNGVYKANSSEVPKRLMYYFTILSLALQLESVKHPRFLLIDTPEASGIDTDHLNQNLLLLETAIAMGIAASGKEKDYQVILTTGYGKLPEEFEKYIIERFSEKDKNFILKPKTDQSLISKTE; encoded by the coding sequence ATGGGAAGTCTGATTATAAAAAAAGTTATTTACTCCGGCGATGCCTACTACTACGCATCCCCCGAGCTAAACAAAGGGATAAATATCATCGTCGGAGATAATGGTTCAGGAAAAAGCACATTCAGTTATTTTATCGAATACGGATTGGGCGGTAAAATAAAACCATTCAGCAAAAACGAAGACAATTCAAAGTATTCCTTGATCATCGAGGATACCAACAATTACGTCCAGTTAGACATACTTATAAATGACCTCGCATATTCCCTAAAAAGATTTATAGGTGCACAGGATATTTTTGTAAAGCACAATGAGGAAGTAGATTCATTTTCGCTTGAACGGGATAAAAAAACAGCTCCATTTACTTTCTCAGACTGGCTGCTGGGAAAACTAGGAATTCCGGTATTTGAACTGCATATTGGTGCAGCACACTGGTATTTCAACTTCAGCGATTTATTCCGCTTACTAAATTACGACCAGAATACGGAACCGAGGAAAATCTACAAAGAACCGGTAGCTGAAAACTTTATCGCGGATTCGATCATAATCCGGAAATCTATTTTCGAGATATTACTCGGAATGTCCTCTGCTGACTATTTCAAAAAATTAGATGCGGCAAGGGCTGCTTTGAAAGCAAAGGACATCGCGAAGAGCCTATTGGAAAGCTTCACCGAAAATCATGAGGTATCAGGAGACACCGATAAACTAAGCAATCGGAAAGATTTTGTGGAAAAGGAAATATCAGTGCTTGAACTCCAAAGGAATGACTTGCTTAAAATAAGCACTCGTTCAGACGATAAAACAGGAGAACTTGCGGAAATACAGTCAAAGCTCGTTGGACTGGAACTAAAAGCTTCTCAGGACAGAATCAAAATTACAAACCTTATTAGCGAGCAATCAAAAATTGCCATCCTACATGAGGGCCTGATACAAGAAATTAATCAGATCGAAAAAATCATATTTACCCATGAAAAACTGGACCTCTTTGCGATGGAGATCTGTCCGTTTTGCATGACTGAAAAAAATGTTGACAAAGGATTCTGTATATGCGGCTCAAAATTCAATGACGACGACTACGAGAAATTTGTATACAACACCAATGAATATAAAGATATTTTATCCCATAAACAGAAAAGTATAAAGGCGATTACCTTGGCGGTCGAAACCTATAAAGAGGAAGTCAAGCTTTTAACAGCAGATATTCAGGACACAGATCAGTCAATTGAGGAATATACCGAGAAACTAAAAAAGATAATTCTTACAGCTCAATTTGCGGGCAATACGACCCGTATTGATGAGCTTAATGATAGAATCATTAAGCTAAAAGACGAGTTGGTGCAACTAAATTTTGACTTAAGAAATATTGATCAGGAGCAAAAGCTGAAAACAGACTTTAATTTGAAGACCAAGGCATTTGTGCAGGCGCAAAACAGCCTGAAATCAGCTAAGGAAGCGTACGATAAAAACAATGCCAGTACTATCGGACTGTTTAATGAAGTCTACAGTGCTCTGCTTGCAGAATCTTCATACAAAAGTATCACCGCGTATATAGACGAAGACTATATGCCTTATATAGATAATGGCGTATACAAGGCTAACAGCAGCGAAGTACCCAAAAGGCTAATGTATTATTTTACCATATTGAGTCTGGCGTTGCAGCTGGAATCGGTAAAGCATCCAAGATTTTTACTGATTGACACACCTGAAGCATCCGGAATTGACACAGACCACCTGAATCAGAACTTATTGCTATTGGAAACGGCTATCGCTATGGGAATAGCAGCATCGGGTAAAGAAAAAGATTATCAGGTTATATTAACTACTGGATACGGGAAGTTACCGGAGGAGTTCGAAAAATATATCATAGAAAGATTTTCGGAGAAAGACAAGAATTTCATCCTAAAGCCAAAAACCGATCAATCCTTGATTTCGAAGACCGAATAA
- a CDS encoding site-specific integrase, with product MLEKTFGLLFYLKPARNQKGTVRYVYLRITVDGKVAELSTKKLWNTERWNSSVGRPAGNKEDAKTLNAYLDMLTAKVYQAKKILTEDDKEISAEGLKNILLGKSNETRTILEVFERHNEQMEALVGQEFAPLTLKRYKTAKEHTASFIKWKYKKDDMEIKDLNFEFITEFNFWLRSARGCNHNSAIKYMSNLKKVVLICVNNKWLKKDPFQGFKLTKKEVVKNPLSRDELKRLTEKVFEVERISQVRDIFLFCCYTGLAYVDVKQLKTTDIVVGMDGEPWIDTTRQKTDAPTRIPLLPTALDIIEKYKEHPQCCNKGVVLPVLSNQKMNAYLKEIANLCGISKTLTFHIARHTFATTVTLSNKVPIETVSKMLGHRSLKQTMIYAKILDVKISEDMKGLRERLKGK from the coding sequence ATGTTGGAGAAAACATTCGGCCTGCTTTTCTATTTAAAGCCCGCCAGAAATCAGAAGGGAACAGTTCGCTACGTTTACCTGAGAATCACCGTCGACGGCAAGGTTGCCGAGCTATCCACCAAGAAACTATGGAACACTGAAAGGTGGAATTCCTCAGTCGGACGACCTGCCGGAAATAAGGAAGATGCAAAGACGCTGAATGCGTACCTGGATATGCTCACCGCCAAAGTTTACCAGGCCAAGAAAATTCTTACCGAGGATGACAAAGAAATTTCCGCAGAAGGCTTGAAAAACATCCTGCTCGGTAAGAGCAATGAAACCCGCACTATTCTTGAAGTATTCGAGCGTCATAATGAGCAGATGGAAGCATTGGTCGGTCAGGAGTTCGCGCCGCTCACTTTGAAGCGGTACAAGACCGCGAAGGAGCATACCGCTTCCTTTATCAAGTGGAAGTACAAGAAGGACGATATGGAGATCAAAGATCTGAATTTTGAGTTCATTACTGAATTTAACTTCTGGCTCCGTAGCGCGCGGGGTTGCAACCACAACTCGGCGATTAAGTACATGAGCAACCTGAAGAAGGTTGTGCTGATCTGCGTCAATAATAAGTGGTTGAAGAAAGACCCGTTTCAGGGCTTTAAGCTGACTAAGAAGGAAGTCGTTAAGAACCCGTTGTCTCGGGATGAATTGAAGCGGCTTACTGAGAAAGTGTTCGAGGTTGAAAGGATCAGCCAGGTGCGGGACATTTTTCTCTTCTGCTGTTACACCGGGCTAGCTTATGTAGATGTGAAGCAATTAAAGACGACGGATATTGTTGTCGGCATGGATGGCGAACCGTGGATTGATACCACGCGGCAGAAAACGGACGCACCTACACGTATTCCGTTATTGCCTACTGCGCTTGACATTATCGAGAAGTACAAGGAGCATCCTCAGTGCTGCAATAAGGGCGTTGTGCTGCCGGTTCTGAGTAATCAGAAGATGAATGCTTATTTGAAGGAGATTGCTAACCTATGTGGGATTTCCAAGACGCTCACCTTTCACATTGCGCGGCATACGTTTGCCACTACTGTGACGCTGAGTAACAAGGTGCCGATTGAGACGGTTTCGAAAATGCTGGGGCATCGGTCTTTGAAGCAGACTATGATTTATGCGAAAATACTGGATGTGAAGATTAGTGAGGATATGAAGGGATTAAGGGAGCGGTTGAAGGGGAAATAG
- a CDS encoding superoxide dismutase, producing the protein MAFTLDPLPYANNALEPHFDALTMEIHHDRHHQAYVTNLNAAVAGTELEGKTIEELLAGISKAPAPVRNNGGGHWNHSFFWKSLSSNGGGEPTGELGKAITAKFGSFQAFKDEFKKAATGRFGSGWAWLIKSGDGVAITSTPNQDNPLMDIAEVKGTPIIGLDVWEHAYYLKYQNKRPDYIDAYWNVVDWKAADALYTAAK; encoded by the coding sequence ATGGCATTTACACTGGATCCCTTACCTTACGCAAACAATGCATTGGAGCCACACTTCGACGCATTGACCATGGAGATACATCACGACCGTCACCACCAGGCATACGTTACCAACCTGAATGCAGCAGTAGCAGGCACTGAGCTGGAAGGCAAAACCATAGAAGAATTGCTGGCTGGCATCAGCAAAGCACCGGCACCGGTACGCAATAACGGCGGCGGTCACTGGAACCATTCATTTTTCTGGAAATCCCTGTCATCGAACGGCGGCGGCGAACCGACCGGCGAGCTAGGCAAAGCCATCACCGCTAAATTCGGTTCATTCCAGGCATTCAAAGACGAGTTCAAAAAGGCTGCAACCGGCCGTTTCGGATCAGGCTGGGCATGGTTGATCAAATCCGGCGACGGCGTGGCGATCACTTCCACTCCCAACCAGGACAACCCATTGATGGACATCGCGGAAGTAAAAGGCACGCCGATCATCGGCCTCGACGTGTGGGAGCACGCATATTACCTGAAATACCAAAACAAGCGCCCCGACTACATCGACGCCTACTGGAATGTTGTAGATTGGAAAGCTGCTGACGCACTGTACACTGCGGCTAAATAA
- a CDS encoding nucleoside deaminase: protein MNIQADITDHFFMEEALALAHKAYEEGEIPVGALVVAKDRIIGRGYNQTERLNDVTAHAEMIAITAAADHLGSKYLTDCTLYVTLEPCVMCAGALYWTQVKRVVVGAMDEKRGFSRVGQPLLHPKTKLVTGIMATESQELLLKFFRQLRT, encoded by the coding sequence ATGAATATCCAGGCAGACATAACCGACCACTTCTTTATGGAGGAAGCCCTCGCGCTCGCCCACAAAGCGTATGAAGAGGGCGAAATCCCGGTGGGCGCATTGGTGGTGGCCAAAGACCGGATCATCGGTCGGGGTTACAACCAAACCGAGCGCCTCAACGACGTCACCGCCCACGCCGAGATGATCGCCATCACCGCCGCCGCCGACCATCTCGGTTCGAAATACCTTACTGATTGTACACTCTACGTGACATTGGAGCCTTGCGTGATGTGCGCAGGCGCGCTCTACTGGACGCAGGTGAAGCGCGTGGTAGTGGGCGCGATGGACGAAAAGCGCGGATTTTCGCGGGTCGGACAGCCGCTTTTACACCCCAAAACCAAACTTGTAACCGGCATAATGGCCACGGAATCGCAGGAGTTACTACTCAAATTTTTCAGGCAATTAAGAACATAA